One segment of Nostoc piscinale CENA21 DNA contains the following:
- a CDS encoding ABC transporter ATP-binding protein, giving the protein MPLELQNLTGGYTAEPIVQNINLTLQTGEWLSLVGANGSGKSTLLKLLSRILTPQQGIVLLDGKAIHSQPPNVVAQKLALLPQQQTIPVGLNVRQLVSLGRTPHQPWWQWELTAQDWQKVDLAIQKTQLEDKCDRPVEQLSGGERQRAFLALALAQEPKVLLLDEPTTYLDINYQLQLLELLKDLNQQQELTIVTVLHELNLAARYSSRIALLKQGNLWGVGTPEEVLTPQAITQVFGVEAVIIQTPVGLLVCAISAV; this is encoded by the coding sequence ATGCCTCTAGAATTACAAAATCTCACTGGTGGTTACACCGCAGAACCAATTGTTCAAAATATTAACCTCACCTTACAAACCGGAGAATGGTTAAGTTTAGTTGGTGCAAATGGTTCTGGTAAATCAACATTACTCAAATTATTGAGTCGAATTTTGACACCCCAACAGGGAATTGTCTTACTTGACGGTAAAGCAATTCATTCTCAACCGCCGAATGTAGTAGCGCAAAAATTGGCATTATTACCACAACAACAAACGATACCCGTGGGCTTGAATGTGCGGCAATTAGTCAGCTTAGGACGCACACCGCATCAACCTTGGTGGCAATGGGAGTTAACAGCCCAAGATTGGCAAAAAGTTGATTTGGCAATTCAAAAAACCCAACTAGAAGATAAGTGCGATCGCCCAGTCGAACAACTTTCTGGTGGTGAAAGACAACGCGCTTTTTTAGCCTTAGCACTGGCACAAGAACCAAAGGTATTATTATTAGATGAACCAACTACTTATCTAGATATAAATTATCAACTGCAATTATTAGAACTGTTAAAAGATTTAAATCAACAACAGGAATTAACGATAGTTACAGTGTTACATGAATTAAATTTAGCTGCACGCTATAGTTCTCGTATTGCCTTATTAAAACAAGGAAATCTTTGGGGAGTTGGCACACCTGAAGAAGTGTTAACACCCCAGGCGATCACACAAGTTTTTGGTGTTGAAGCTGTGATTATCCAAACACCAGTTGGCTTACTAGTTTGCGCCATTTCTGCTGTATGA
- a CDS encoding succinate--CoA ligase subunit beta, producing the protein MDLLEYQVKEWFGNIGIPVLPSQRIDHPTDLKRLKIRYPVVLKSQVYAGERIHAGGVRIVETTIDAIAAAQTIFNLPIWGELPEVLLAETKYDSKQEFYLAVVLDTAVCRPVLLGCKEANIDWESAGEKLQYVVVEQEFSPFYARRLALKMGLQGALMQSVSNVVEKMYELFIQKDLDLVEINPLAVNAANEVMALNGKVSINERAIGRHPELAELAAKISQRHSSYKNNSKLKDLNGGDTQGKIGILGNGAGSIMATFDLVASLGGKPSHPLNLRHGLLTDTPPTSFGDRLNKGLNLLTADKSIQVILINLLGSIPQAEAAAQVIAKFIQDHHSHNRRESHIPYLVVRLAGSELNVAQDLFASVEHQGELVLVEDLDEAVAQAVRLAKPVTFQRVKVK; encoded by the coding sequence ATGGATTTATTAGAGTATCAAGTTAAAGAATGGTTTGGGAACATAGGTATTCCTGTCTTGCCTTCCCAAAGAATAGATCATCCCACTGACCTCAAACGGTTAAAAATTCGTTATCCAGTTGTCCTCAAATCCCAGGTGTATGCAGGCGAAAGGATTCATGCTGGTGGGGTGAGAATTGTTGAGACAACCATTGATGCGATCGCCGCCGCCCAAACTATTTTTAATTTGCCAATCTGGGGCGAGTTACCAGAGGTCTTATTGGCAGAGACTAAATACGATAGCAAACAAGAATTTTATTTAGCAGTAGTTTTAGACACCGCTGTTTGCCGACCTGTACTTTTAGGTTGTAAAGAAGCAAATATTGATTGGGAATCAGCAGGCGAAAAATTACAGTATGTGGTAGTAGAACAAGAGTTTTCGCCTTTTTATGCGCGGCGACTCGCTTTAAAAATGGGGCTACAAGGTGCGCTGATGCAGTCAGTCAGCAACGTTGTCGAAAAGATGTATGAGTTATTTATCCAAAAAGATTTAGACTTAGTAGAAATTAATCCTCTCGCAGTTAATGCTGCTAATGAAGTGATGGCACTCAATGGTAAAGTTAGCATTAACGAACGGGCTATTGGTCGTCATCCAGAACTAGCGGAATTAGCTGCAAAAATTAGTCAGCGCCACAGCAGTTATAAAAATAACAGCAAATTAAAAGATTTAAATGGTGGCGACACTCAAGGTAAAATCGGCATTCTGGGAAACGGCGCGGGTTCAATTATGGCTACCTTTGATTTAGTCGCCAGTCTTGGAGGTAAACCAAGTCATCCCCTGAATCTGCGACATGGTTTGTTAACCGACACTCCACCAACAAGTTTTGGCGATCGCCTAAATAAAGGTCTGAATCTCCTCACGGCTGACAAAAGCATTCAAGTAATTCTGATCAACCTCCTTGGTAGTATCCCCCAAGCGGAAGCCGCCGCCCAAGTCATTGCTAAATTTATCCAAGATCATCATAGTCACAATCGTCGGGAGTCCCATATTCCCTACTTGGTCGTCCGGTTAGCTGGTTCGGAGTTGAATGTGGCCCAAGATTTATTCGCCAGCGTTGAACATCAAGGCGAACTTGTATTAGTCGAAGATTTAGATGAAGCCGTAGCCCAAGCTGTTCGTCTGGCTAAACCAGTTACCTTTCAACGTGTCAAGGTTAAGTGA
- a CDS encoding NADP-dependent oxidoreductase: MSDLINKQILLKSRPVGEPKESDFALTETPISQPGEGEVLSRTIYLSLDPYMRGLISAGESYAANVELNSVIVGGTVSQVIQSNHPQFQAGDFVLSGNGWQTYAVAKGETLRKLDPSQAPLSYSLGVLGMPGLTAYAALLDIGQPKAGETVVISAASGAVGAVAGQIAKIKGCRVIGIVGSDDKRDYIVKELGFDVGINRKTQELDAVLKAAAPDGIDIYFDNTAGVILETVLQQINLGARIPLVGLISEYNAISLPHGPNLRPLLIKRALIKGFLVSDYQHRTNEFVSDVAGWLKSGQLKYKEDVVVGLENAPCAFIGLLRGENFGKLVVKVSEDPTVV; encoded by the coding sequence GTGTCTGATTTAATTAACAAACAAATCTTACTCAAAAGCCGCCCTGTCGGTGAACCAAAAGAAAGTGATTTCGCCTTAACAGAAACACCAATTTCGCAACCAGGCGAAGGCGAAGTTCTCAGCCGCACAATTTATTTATCTCTAGACCCTTATATGCGTGGGTTAATTAGTGCGGGTGAATCTTATGCAGCAAATGTGGAATTAAACTCAGTTATTGTGGGTGGTACAGTTAGCCAAGTCATTCAATCAAATCATCCACAATTTCAAGCCGGGGATTTTGTTCTGAGTGGTAATGGTTGGCAAACTTATGCAGTAGCCAAAGGCGAAACATTGCGGAAACTTGATCCCAGCCAAGCACCTTTATCTTATAGTTTGGGTGTGTTGGGTATGCCTGGACTAACTGCTTACGCGGCACTGTTGGATATTGGTCAGCCCAAAGCTGGAGAAACTGTAGTAATTTCTGCTGCTTCTGGGGCTGTAGGCGCAGTTGCAGGTCAAATTGCCAAAATCAAAGGTTGTCGAGTCATTGGAATTGTCGGCAGTGATGACAAGCGAGATTATATAGTCAAAGAACTAGGCTTTGATGTGGGAATTAATCGCAAAACTCAAGAACTTGATGCAGTGTTAAAAGCCGCTGCGCCTGATGGTATTGACATTTATTTTGACAATACGGCTGGGGTGATATTAGAAACGGTGTTGCAGCAAATCAACTTAGGAGCGCGAATTCCCTTAGTCGGCTTGATTTCAGAATATAACGCCATATCTCTGCCGCACGGGCCAAATTTAAGACCTTTATTGATAAAACGTGCGTTAATCAAAGGTTTTTTAGTTAGTGACTACCAACATCGTACCAATGAATTTGTTAGTGATGTGGCTGGTTGGTTAAAGTCTGGTCAACTCAAATATAAAGAAGATGTCGTAGTTGGTTTAGAAAACGCGCCTTGTGCTTTTATCGGGTTATTGCGGGGTGAAAATTTTGGCAAGCTGGTTGTGAAAGTCAGTGAAGATCCAACTGTAGTTTAG
- a CDS encoding FecCD family ABC transporter permease: MKISLPAAVTKNRILWAVLLISTALIMTLVLSLSQGAVPLSFSQLWAAILHQGDPTNQTIIWDLRLPRIVAAMIVGAALGMSGALLQGMLRNSLADPFILGISAGAGLIVIVMITLQFFPIAIPFAAWLGAILTSAIVIFLGRAGSGISIERLILGGVAVSSLLGAVQSTLLLLAEDGRIQVALSWLVGSLNARGWKEITTAGPYIMVALLCGWLLARSVNVLALGDDLAVGLGVSLTRSRLLIGGVATLLAAGAVSISGLIGFVGLIVPHGVRLLVGTDHRFVLPLSALAGAWLLTFADLLSRIGAVELPVGSVTALLGSPLFIWLLYRRSSGLGNS, encoded by the coding sequence ATGAAAATCTCGTTACCAGCTGCTGTTACCAAAAACCGCATACTCTGGGCTGTTTTACTCATCAGTACAGCACTAATCATGACTTTAGTGCTGTCACTGTCTCAAGGTGCAGTCCCCTTGAGTTTTTCGCAATTGTGGGCAGCAATTCTGCATCAAGGTGATCCCACTAATCAAACTATTATCTGGGATTTACGACTACCGCGAATTGTTGCGGCGATGATTGTGGGTGCAGCTTTGGGAATGTCTGGCGCACTACTGCAAGGAATGTTACGTAACAGCCTAGCTGATCCCTTCATTTTAGGGATTTCCGCAGGTGCAGGATTGATTGTGATTGTGATGATCACTTTGCAATTTTTCCCCATTGCTATTCCTTTTGCAGCGTGGCTTGGGGCAATTTTGACCTCCGCCATCGTGATTTTTTTGGGTCGCGCCGGTTCAGGAATTTCCATTGAACGGCTGATTTTGGGAGGAGTTGCAGTCAGTTCTTTATTGGGTGCGGTGCAGAGTACGTTATTGTTACTGGCTGAAGATGGTCGCATTCAAGTGGCCTTGAGTTGGTTGGTGGGTAGCTTGAATGCTAGAGGATGGAAAGAAATTACGACAGCAGGGCCTTATATTATGGTGGCGCTGCTATGTGGATGGTTGCTGGCGCGGTCTGTAAATGTGCTGGCTTTGGGTGATGATTTAGCGGTGGGTTTGGGAGTATCATTAACGCGATCGCGTTTATTAATTGGTGGTGTTGCAACTTTACTCGCAGCCGGTGCAGTTAGCATTAGTGGTTTAATTGGCTTTGTCGGTTTGATAGTACCGCATGGAGTCCGTTTGCTAGTGGGTACAGACCACCGTTTTGTTTTACCACTGTCAGCACTGGCGGGTGCATGGTTGCTTACCTTTGCAGATTTACTCTCTAGAATAGGTGCAGTCGAACTACCAGTTGGTTCTGTAACTGCTTTATTAGGTTCACCTTTATTTATCTGGTTGCTATATCGTCGTTCTTCTGGATTGGGTAACTCGTAA
- a CDS encoding phasin family protein, whose product MPGFGDIVQKAFYLGVGLASYAGEKAGGKVAELRSQVQKLADEMVARGEMNTEEARRFVDDMMKQAQQPQSPTADTTEKTTPSEPRRIEILEEDEEPTVKETATENVDDLRSQVLKLQEELKRLQRDQ is encoded by the coding sequence ATGCCTGGTTTTGGAGATATTGTACAAAAAGCTTTTTACCTCGGTGTTGGGTTAGCTTCTTACGCAGGTGAGAAAGCCGGAGGAAAAGTAGCCGAATTGCGATCGCAAGTCCAAAAACTGGCAGATGAAATGGTAGCGCGGGGCGAAATGAACACAGAAGAAGCCCGCCGCTTCGTTGATGATATGATGAAGCAAGCGCAACAGCCACAATCACCTACTGCTGATACTACTGAAAAAACAACTCCTTCTGAACCTCGTCGCATCGAAATCCTAGAGGAAGATGAAGAGCCTACTGTAAAAGAGACTGCAACTGAAAATGTGGATGACTTGCGTAGCCAAGTGCTAAAACTGCAAGAAGAATTAAAAAGACTGCAACGCGATCAATAA
- the queF gene encoding preQ(1) synthase → MTQDASEVKYGERNIAEGSLITFPNPRVGRRYDINITLPEFTCKCPFSGYPDFATIYITYIPDERVVELKALKLYINSYRDRYISHEESANQILDDMVAACDPLEITVKADFAPRGNVHTIIEVRHQKASAH, encoded by the coding sequence ATGACCCAGGACGCATCAGAAGTAAAGTATGGCGAACGCAACATTGCGGAAGGTAGTTTAATTACCTTTCCCAATCCGCGAGTAGGTAGGCGATATGATATCAACATTACTTTGCCGGAATTTACCTGTAAATGTCCATTTTCCGGCTATCCAGACTTTGCCACAATTTATATTACATACATACCAGATGAGAGGGTAGTAGAATTAAAAGCCCTCAAGCTTTACATTAACAGCTACCGCGATCGCTATATCTCCCATGAAGAATCTGCCAATCAAATTTTAGATGACATGGTTGCAGCTTGTGATCCGCTAGAAATTACTGTTAAAGCCGATTTTGCCCCTAGAGGTAACGTACATACAATTATTGAAGTAAGACATCAAAAAGCATCAGCGCATTAA
- a CDS encoding YciI family protein: MPWFVKIESGKIDKIIFDQYVPAHKAFVQDLIAKGHKAKTGYWAKMGGGMLLFEAASLDEAQAIISQDPLVKNGCVDYQLHEWKIVVE; encoded by the coding sequence ATGCCCTGGTTTGTCAAAATAGAGTCAGGAAAAATCGATAAAATCATCTTTGACCAATATGTGCCTGCCCACAAAGCCTTTGTACAGGATTTAATTGCCAAAGGACATAAAGCTAAAACAGGCTATTGGGCAAAAATGGGAGGCGGGATGTTGCTGTTTGAAGCGGCTTCTCTGGATGAAGCTCAAGCTATTATTTCCCAAGACCCCTTGGTAAAAAACGGTTGTGTTGACTATCAACTTCACGAATGGAAAATTGTGGTTGAGTAG
- a CDS encoding cytochrome c biogenesis protein CcdA produces MLETLQTQIYQLEQFANNLVANQLTHLSLLSVGIIFLAGLLTSLTPCMLSMLPITIGYIGGYEAKSRLQAAAQSTWFALGLATTLAGMGIIAGLVGKVYGQIGVGLPIIVSVIAIIMGLNLLEALPLQFPSLGETNWISQDLPPGVRSYSLGLTFGLVASPCSTPVLASLLTWVASTQDLILGAVLLLSYTAGYVAPLILAGTFTAAIKKLLELRRWSGWINPVSGALLVGFGVFSLISRIPFGSL; encoded by the coding sequence ATGTTGGAGACTTTACAAACTCAAATTTACCAACTAGAACAATTTGCCAACAATTTAGTTGCTAACCAACTCACACACTTAAGTTTGTTGAGTGTGGGCATTATTTTTCTAGCTGGCTTACTCACCAGCTTAACTCCCTGTATGTTGTCGATGCTACCGATTACTATTGGCTATATCGGCGGCTATGAAGCGAAAAGTCGTCTACAAGCAGCAGCCCAGTCTACTTGGTTTGCATTAGGATTGGCAACTACCCTGGCTGGAATGGGAATCATCGCTGGTTTAGTCGGCAAAGTTTATGGACAAATTGGAGTTGGTTTACCAATTATTGTGAGTGTCATCGCCATTATTATGGGGCTGAACTTACTCGAAGCATTGCCCTTACAATTTCCTTCTTTGGGCGAGACAAATTGGATTTCTCAAGATTTACCGCCTGGAGTGCGTTCTTATTCTCTTGGTTTAACTTTTGGCTTAGTGGCTTCTCCTTGTAGCACCCCTGTGTTAGCGAGTTTACTAACTTGGGTAGCTAGCACACAAGACTTAATTTTAGGCGCTGTTTTGTTACTGTCTTATACAGCAGGGTATGTAGCACCTTTAATTTTGGCAGGTACTTTTACTGCTGCGATCAAAAAACTGCTGGAGTTGCGTCGTTGGTCTGGTTGGATTAACCCAGTCAGTGGGGCGCTATTGGTAGGATTTGGTGTTTTTTCTTTGATTTCTCGCATTCCCTTTGGCAGTTTGTAA
- a CDS encoding succinate--CoA ligase subunit alpha, giving the protein MNLTSDSKVIIQGFSEFISETNIVQMQAYGTNLVAGVNPGFGGQKQYNLPVFDLVEEVVAQFGTIDTTIICVHPYQVLDAALEAIASNIRQIIIISAGMPPLDMVQLLRKAEACETLIVGPNSPGIIVPGKILLGTQPSEFYTPGPVGIVSRSSTLTYEVARELTKAGLGQSISVSIGSDAIVGSSFLQWLQILDEDENTEAIVLVGQPGGGSEEAAARYITEAIDKPVIAYIAGRQVPPVKNWQQTGTLAAVIGRDPNFGTAQSKLTALKEAEVPVADRPSLIPELVRNELKVLAVG; this is encoded by the coding sequence ATGAACTTAACTTCAGATAGTAAAGTTATCATCCAAGGTTTTAGTGAATTTATCTCAGAAACTAATATTGTACAGATGCAAGCTTATGGTACAAATTTGGTTGCTGGTGTAAATCCTGGTTTTGGTGGACAAAAACAATATAATTTGCCAGTCTTTGATTTAGTTGAAGAAGTTGTGGCACAGTTCGGCACAATTGACACCACAATTATCTGTGTTCATCCTTATCAAGTATTAGATGCAGCTTTAGAAGCGATCGCTTCTAACATTCGTCAAATTATAATTATCTCGGCGGGAATGCCACCATTGGATATGGTGCAATTACTCCGCAAAGCCGAAGCTTGTGAAACTTTGATTGTCGGGCCGAACAGTCCCGGAATTATTGTCCCTGGAAAAATTCTGTTAGGCACGCAACCAAGTGAATTTTATACCCCTGGCCCTGTGGGAATTGTCAGCCGCAGTAGCACTTTAACCTACGAAGTCGCTAGGGAATTAACCAAAGCAGGTTTAGGACAATCAATTAGTGTCAGCATTGGCAGTGATGCGATCGTGGGTTCATCATTTTTACAATGGCTGCAAATTCTCGATGAAGATGAAAATACAGAAGCGATCGTCTTAGTTGGTCAACCCGGTGGTGGTAGTGAAGAAGCCGCAGCCCGATATATTACAGAAGCAATTGATAAACCAGTCATTGCCTACATCGCCGGTAGACAAGTACCACCCGTGAAAAATTGGCAACAAACTGGCACTTTAGCCGCAGTGATTGGCCGTGACCCTAATTTTGGTACAGCCCAAAGTAAATTAACAGCCTTAAAAGAAGCAGAGGTTCCTGTTGCTGACCGTCCTTCTCTGATTCCTGAATTGGTCAGAAATGAGTTGAAAGTCCTGGCTGTTGGTTAA
- a CDS encoding DUF4114 domain-containing protein — protein sequence MQIHSKKAEAALTKTTQVATKAKQDAIKVLNSAEQTFQKADADFISAKAAYDAANKTLNETQVVYDAANKTLTDSKTVYDAANKALTDAKASLAAAKTQAQKDSAQQAINNATTSFNTANTKLNGAKTQFTNATTKLNDATNKFNSANTKLNDATSKRNTAEQARNQASQQVQTVTANADQQVKDAEDARNQAKLEADNAAKYSVEAQEAAKKASDWSTMKRLTVKDRSEDQNFLSILPQFQALVQKEGVAIAADKVKAQKVDFSQLFLKQKHNVRVWFLNEGAAYKNQLAYESIRGDKYDNGMIFENVSCNSTKNKCEKGDKNGVLDIGDFVDLGSFKASTQLNFLLKADGYSTKPQNGDIYGADPTLNPDGLQHLMGWKIGNYLMMGFEDLRNGGDKDYNDAVFVIDFGKDNLKASAVPEPSATLPILGLGALGMLKLRRRRR from the coding sequence GTGCAGATACACTCAAAAAAAGCCGAAGCTGCACTGACAAAAACCACACAAGTTGCAACTAAAGCTAAACAAGATGCCATCAAAGTATTAAATTCTGCTGAACAAACATTTCAAAAAGCAGATGCAGATTTTATTTCTGCCAAAGCAGCGTATGATGCGGCTAATAAGACTTTAAATGAAACACAAGTAGTCTATGATGCCGCTAATAAAACCTTGACGGATTCTAAAACAGTATATGATGCAGCTAATAAGGCTTTAACTGATGCGAAAGCCAGCCTCGCAGCTGCTAAAACTCAAGCGCAAAAAGATTCAGCACAACAAGCCATAAACAACGCTACTACAAGCTTTAATACGGCAAATACCAAGTTGAATGGTGCAAAAACTCAGTTTACTAATGCAACTACCAAGCTGAATGATGCAACAAATAAATTTAATTCTGCAAATACCAAGCTGAATGATGCGACAAGTAAGCGCAACACAGCCGAACAAGCTAGAAACCAAGCTAGTCAACAAGTGCAAACTGTCACCGCAAATGCAGACCAGCAGGTTAAAGATGCTGAAGATGCTAGAAATCAAGCTAAATTAGAAGCAGACAATGCCGCTAAGTATTCCGTCGAGGCACAAGAAGCTGCCAAAAAGGCTAGTGACTGGAGTACAATGAAGCGACTCACTGTCAAAGATAGATCAGAAGACCAAAATTTCTTATCTATACTTCCCCAATTTCAAGCTTTAGTACAAAAAGAAGGTGTGGCGATCGCCGCAGATAAAGTCAAAGCACAGAAAGTAGACTTTTCTCAACTATTTTTGAAACAAAAGCACAATGTACGTGTTTGGTTCCTGAATGAAGGCGCTGCTTATAAAAACCAGTTAGCCTATGAATCCATTCGGGGTGACAAATACGATAACGGTATGATATTTGAAAATGTCTCTTGCAACAGCACCAAGAATAAGTGCGAAAAAGGCGATAAAAATGGTGTTTTAGATATTGGTGATTTTGTAGATTTGGGTAGTTTTAAGGCTAGTACACAGCTGAATTTCTTACTCAAAGCTGATGGTTATAGCACGAAACCACAAAATGGTGATATTTATGGTGCAGACCCAACTCTGAACCCTGATGGGTTACAACACTTAATGGGTTGGAAAATTGGCAATTATCTGATGATGGGTTTTGAAGATTTACGCAATGGTGGTGATAAAGACTACAACGACGCAGTGTTTGTTATTGACTTTGGTAAAGACAACCTCAAAGCCTCTGCTGTACCAGAACCTTCCGCTACACTCCCAATTTTAGGCTTAGGCGCATTGGGAATGTTGAAATTGCGTCGCCGTCGTCGTTAA
- a CDS encoding cytochrome c biogenesis protein, with product MTLDNSASTSTTSSWWLAPWRFVRQEILPVLTDLRLAIALLLIIALFSVSGTVIEQDQSASFYRTNYPEHPALFGFLTWKVILTVGLNRVYHTWWFNALLILFGSSLTACTFTRQLPALKAAQRWKYYEEPRQFQKLALSAELDTASLDSLAPLLQNRRYKIFQDKDNILYARKGIIGRIGPIIVHIGIVMILVGGIWGSMTGFTAQEKIPSGDRFQVENILNAGPWSNTKHLKDWSVRVNRFWIEYTPTGSIDQFYSDMSVLDNDGKEVDRKTIFVNQPLRYRGVTFYQADWGISGVRFQFNNSPVFQLPMAALNTSPQQGRMWGTWIPTKPDLSEGVSLIAKDLQGMMLIYDSKGQLITTVRSGMAADVNGTKLKILEVIGSTGLQIKSDPGIPIVYAGFAILMAGVVMSYFSHSQIWALQKGDRLYVGGKTNRAQVAFEKEVLEILNGLNSQSTVAVS from the coding sequence ATGACTTTAGATAATTCAGCGTCTACATCCACAACATCAAGTTGGTGGTTAGCACCTTGGCGGTTTGTGCGTCAAGAGATTTTGCCTGTACTGACAGACTTACGATTAGCGATCGCCTTATTATTAATCATTGCCTTATTCAGCGTTAGCGGCACGGTCATTGAACAAGACCAATCAGCCAGTTTCTATCGCACTAACTACCCAGAACATCCAGCTTTGTTTGGTTTCCTCACTTGGAAGGTCATCTTAACAGTTGGCTTAAATCGCGTTTATCATACTTGGTGGTTTAACGCGTTACTCATCTTGTTTGGTAGCAGTTTAACAGCTTGTACTTTCACCAGACAGTTACCAGCCCTAAAAGCTGCTCAACGTTGGAAATATTACGAAGAACCCCGACAATTCCAAAAATTAGCTTTAAGTGCAGAATTAGATACGGCTTCTTTAGATTCCCTCGCTCCCTTATTGCAAAACCGTCGTTATAAAATTTTTCAAGACAAAGATAATATTCTCTACGCCCGTAAAGGCATAATTGGACGTATCGGCCCAATTATTGTACACATTGGGATTGTGATGATTCTTGTAGGTGGTATTTGGGGTTCCATGACTGGATTTACCGCCCAAGAAAAAATTCCTAGTGGCGATCGCTTTCAGGTAGAAAATATCCTCAATGCTGGCCCTTGGTCAAATACCAAACACTTAAAAGATTGGTCTGTGCGGGTAAATCGGTTTTGGATTGAATACACACCTACTGGCAGTATTGACCAATTTTATTCCGATATGTCTGTTTTAGATAATGACGGTAAAGAAGTTGACCGCAAGACAATTTTCGTCAACCAACCTCTGCGTTATCGTGGCGTAACCTTCTATCAAGCCGATTGGGGAATTTCTGGTGTCCGGTTCCAATTCAATAACAGTCCTGTGTTTCAATTACCAATGGCGGCGTTAAATACCAGTCCGCAACAGGGAAGAATGTGGGGAACTTGGATACCTACCAAACCCGATTTGAGTGAGGGTGTGTCTTTGATTGCCAAAGATTTACAAGGCATGATGTTAATTTATGACAGCAAAGGTCAGTTAATTACAACGGTGCGTTCTGGGATGGCGGCCGATGTCAACGGTACGAAACTCAAAATCTTAGAAGTGATTGGTAGTACTGGCTTACAAATCAAATCCGACCCTGGTATCCCCATTGTTTACGCTGGTTTCGCCATTTTGATGGCGGGTGTGGTAATGAGTTACTTTTCTCATTCGCAAATTTGGGCATTACAAAAAGGCGATCGCTTGTATGTCGGTGGTAAAACTAATCGCGCTCAAGTTGCGTTTGAAAAAGAAGTCTTAGAGATTTTAAATGGACTAAATTCGCAGTCAACAGTAGCAGTGAGTTAG